One Stigmatopora nigra isolate UIUO_SnigA chromosome 1, RoL_Snig_1.1, whole genome shotgun sequence DNA segment encodes these proteins:
- the bin1b gene encoding myc box-dependent-interacting protein 1b isoform X4 → MAETGNTGKGVTAGKLASTVQKRLSRAQEKVLQKLGKADETRDAVFEEMVANFNKQMGEGTKLQRDMKAYMVAVKTLHEASRRLQDCLADMYEPEWFGKEEMNAVVEEMIEKEMDNNMEDTDTLWLDFHQNITDNSMLSIDSYLAQFPEVKARIAKRDRKMVDFDSARHHFSSLQKGKKKDEAKIAKPTALLEMAAPSWAQGLLSAHQVAQTNLSYNQAEEELGRSQKIFEELNVELQDQLPVLWDSRVGVYVNTFQNLANHQEKFHKEMSKLSQNLNDIMTKLDEQRQIKKDGAAAKAGDKSEDANHSQAASSPPRKASLPPGRPPRPAEPLDEDTPDINTQCGTTQAPSWDARVRLVSLHFLFKVALLFFSAC, encoded by the exons ATGGCCGAGACTGGGAACACTGGGAAGGGGGTCACCGCCGGGAAACTGGCCAGCACCGTCCAGAAGAGGTTAAGCAGAGCGCAGGAGAAG GTTTTGCAAAAACTTGGCAAAGCGGACGAGACCAGAGATGCAGTCTTTGAGGAGATGGTGGCTAATTTCAACAAGCAGATG GGAGAAGGCACCAAGCTGCAGAGAGATATGAAAGCGTACATGGTAGCAGTGAAGA CCTTGCACGAGGCATCACGGAGGCTGCAGGACTGCCTTGCTGACATGTATGAACCAGAGTGGTTTGGCAAAGAAGAGATGAACGCCGTGGTGGAG GAGATGATAGAGAAGGAGATGGACAATAACATGGAG GACACCGACACACTGTGGTTGGATTTCCATCAGAACATCACAGATAACTCCATGCTCTCCATTGATTCGTACCTGGCTCAGTTCCCTGAAGTCAAG GCTCGCATTGCGAAGCGGGACCGAAAAATGGTGGACTTTGACAGCGCCAGGCACCACTTTTCCTCCTTgcagaaaggaaagaaaaaggaTGAGGCTAAGATTGCCAAA CCTACAGCGCTGTTGGAGATGGCGGCACCAAGCTGGGCTCAGGGTTTACTTTCAGCCCACCAGGTGGCTCAGACTAACCTCTCCTATAATCAG GCCGAGGAAGAGCTTGGTCGCTCTCAGAAAATTTTCGAGGAGCTGAACGTGGAATTACAAGACCAGCTTCCGGTGCTGTGGGACAG CCGTGTTGGCGTCTATGTTAACACATTCCAGAATCTGGCAAATCACCAAGAGAAGTTCCACAAAGAGATGAGCAAG CTGAGTCAAAATCTGAATGACATCATGACCAAACTGGATGAACAGAGACAAATCAA AAAAGATGGTGCAGCAGCCAAGGCAGGAGACAAGAG tgaGGATGCCAACCATAGCCAGGCGGCCAGCTCGCCACCAagg AAGGCCAGCCTGCCTCCCGGTCGGCCTCCGCGGCCTGCCGAGCCGCTTGATGAGGACACGCCTGACATTAACACGCAGTGCGGAACAACACAG gcgccatcttgggatgCACGGGTAAGATTAGTCTCCCTTCATTTTCTGTTCAAAGtagcgttgttgtttttttctgcatgttaA
- the bin1b gene encoding myc box-dependent-interacting protein 1b isoform X11 — translation MAETGNTGKGVTAGKLASTVQKRLSRAQEKVLQKLGKADETRDAVFEEMVANFNKQMGEGTKLQRDMKAYMVAVKTLHEASRRLQDCLADMYEPEWFGKEEMNAVVEEMIEKEMDNNMEDTDTLWLDFHQNITDNSMLSIDSYLAQFPEVKARIAKRDRKMVDFDSARHHFSSLQKGKKKDEAKIAKPTALLEMAAPSWAQGLLSAHQVAQTNLSYNQAEEELGRSQKIFEELNVELQDQLPVLWDSRVGVYVNTFQNLANHQEKFHKEMSKLSQNLNDIMTKLDEQRQINEDANHSQAASSPPRKASLPPGRPPRPAEPLDEDTPDINTQCGTTQVSPCIMLDV, via the exons ATGGCCGAGACTGGGAACACTGGGAAGGGGGTCACCGCCGGGAAACTGGCCAGCACCGTCCAGAAGAGGTTAAGCAGAGCGCAGGAGAAG GTTTTGCAAAAACTTGGCAAAGCGGACGAGACCAGAGATGCAGTCTTTGAGGAGATGGTGGCTAATTTCAACAAGCAGATG GGAGAAGGCACCAAGCTGCAGAGAGATATGAAAGCGTACATGGTAGCAGTGAAGA CCTTGCACGAGGCATCACGGAGGCTGCAGGACTGCCTTGCTGACATGTATGAACCAGAGTGGTTTGGCAAAGAAGAGATGAACGCCGTGGTGGAG GAGATGATAGAGAAGGAGATGGACAATAACATGGAG GACACCGACACACTGTGGTTGGATTTCCATCAGAACATCACAGATAACTCCATGCTCTCCATTGATTCGTACCTGGCTCAGTTCCCTGAAGTCAAG GCTCGCATTGCGAAGCGGGACCGAAAAATGGTGGACTTTGACAGCGCCAGGCACCACTTTTCCTCCTTgcagaaaggaaagaaaaaggaTGAGGCTAAGATTGCCAAA CCTACAGCGCTGTTGGAGATGGCGGCACCAAGCTGGGCTCAGGGTTTACTTTCAGCCCACCAGGTGGCTCAGACTAACCTCTCCTATAATCAG GCCGAGGAAGAGCTTGGTCGCTCTCAGAAAATTTTCGAGGAGCTGAACGTGGAATTACAAGACCAGCTTCCGGTGCTGTGGGACAG CCGTGTTGGCGTCTATGTTAACACATTCCAGAATCTGGCAAATCACCAAGAGAAGTTCCACAAAGAGATGAGCAAG CTGAGTCAAAATCTGAATGACATCATGACCAAACTGGATGAACAGAGACAAATCAA tgaGGATGCCAACCATAGCCAGGCGGCCAGCTCGCCACCAagg AAGGCCAGCCTGCCTCCCGGTCGGCCTCCGCGGCCTGCCGAGCCGCTTGATGAGGACACGCCTGACATTAACACGCAGTGCGGAACAACACAGGTCAGCCCATGTATTATGCTAGATGTTTAG